A region of Rhodamnia argentea isolate NSW1041297 chromosome 9, ASM2092103v1, whole genome shotgun sequence DNA encodes the following proteins:
- the LOC115748569 gene encoding (+)-neomenthol dehydrogenase-like encodes MEDSKPERYAVVTGANKGVGFAVCKLLASKGIVVVLTARDAKRGLEAIDKLKLEHGLSDHVVFHQLDVSDPASVSSLADFIKRKFRKLDILVNNAGVGGSILDADALRVSGIGKKQVDWSKIATETYELTEECLNINYYGAKRMVDAFIGLLQLSDSPRIVNVSSSAGRLEYLPEGWAKEVFSDAKSLTEEKMDEVLKEFLKDFKKGSLKTKGWPAQLSAYAVSKVALNAYTRIIAASYPAFHINCVCPGFVMTDINCNTGFSTPEEGAEGPVSLALLPNGGPSGRFFQGTKEATF; translated from the exons ATGGAAGACTCCAAACCTGAGAG GTACGCAGTTGTGACAGGAGCTAACAAGGGGGTTGGATTTGCAGTGTGCAAGCTCTTGGCTTCCAAAGGGATTGTGGTGGTGTTGACTGCTAGAGACGCGAAGAGAGGACTTGAAGCTATTGACAAGCTCAAATTAGAGCATGGTCTCTCCGATCATGTCGTTTTCCACCAGCTTGATGTCTCTGATCCTGCCAGTGTTTCATCTCTCGCTGACTTTATTAAGCGCAAATTCAGAAAGCTCGATATCCTG GTGAACAACGCCGGTGTTGGCGGATCCATTCTCGACGCTGATGCTTTGAGAGTTTCCGGCATTGGAAAG AAGCAAGTCGACTGGAGTAAAATCGCAACAGAGACATATGAATTAACTGAAGAGTGCCTGAACATTAACTATTATGGTGCCAAAAGGATGGTTGACGCATTCATTGGTCTCCTCCAACTATCAGACTCACCCAGGATCGTCAATGTTTCCTCGTCGGCAGGGAGGCTAGAG TATCTACCGGAGGGCTGGGCCAAAGAAGTGTTCAGTGATGCCAAGAGCCTCACGGAAGAAAAAATGGACGAGGTATTAAAGGAGTtcttaaaagatttcaaaaaaggTTCTCTTAAGACCAAAGGTTGGCCTGCTCAACTATCAGCATATGCAGTCTCCAAAGTGGCCTTGAACGCATACACGAGGATTATAGCAGCAAGTTACCCCGCGTTTCATATTAATTGCGTCTGCCCTGGATTTGTCATGACGGACATCAATTGCAACACTGGCTTCTCGACTCCAGAGGAAGGTGCAGAGGGTCCTGTGAGCCTGGCCTTGTTGCCCAATGGCGGTCCATCTGGTCGATTCTTTCAGGGGACAAAAGAGGCTACATTCTGA